In Janthinobacterium agaricidamnosum NBRC 102515 = DSM 9628, the DNA window CGCACCGGGTGGTCGTCGACGGCAGTTTTTTCATCAGCCGCATCACCGTGACGCGTACGGTGTAGGGCGCCAGACAAAACGCTCAGGGCAAGGCGATGCAACGCCGCCATGGGCGTTTTGTCAGGCGCTCTCGATTCCGGCGGCGCGCAGGCGGTTCTTCAAGCGCCGGACCTCCTCCGATAAATCGACCACCAGCGCCGCCAATTCCTCATTGGCGTCGAACACGTTTTCGATGTCGCGCAGGCGGCGCGCGCGGCTCAGGTCGAGGCTGGAAAAACGCCATGCCGTCACTTGCGGCGGCACGTCCTGCAACAGCAGGCCGGTGCGCACCCGGCGCACCACCCAGTCCGGCTCGACCGCGCAGGCGCGCGCCAGCTCTTCCAGGTTCAGTGCCGTCTCTTCCAGCAATACCCCGTTCACGATCGGTGTCTGCGCCATCATCAAGTCCCCCTCTGTTGACGCGGATTGAAGGCCAGCTCGCGCGCCATGGTTTCATACAATTCGCGCGCCCGCGCGGTATCGGCCGGCGGCAAGGCCACTTCCAGCAGCAGGTACAAATCGCCGGGCTGCTTGCCGGGAATGCCGCGTCCCTTCAGGCGCAGCTTGCGGCCGTTTTGCGAACCTTGCGGCACCGTCACGCTGACCGTGCCGGATGGCGTGGCCACATCGATCTGTCCGCCCAGCGCCGCTTCCCACGGCGTCAGCGGCACCGTTTCAAACACGTCGCGTCCTTCGACGCGGTAGCGGCTGTCGGGCCTGAAGCGGATTTCCAGGTACAGGTCGCCGGCCGGCGCGCCGCCGCTGCCCGGCTGGCCCTGGCCGGACAGGCGCAATTGCTGGCCTTCCGTCACACCGGCCGGAATGTTGATATCGAGCGTGCGTTCGCGCGTCGTCAGCCGCCCCTGCGCGTCGGCTTGCGGCATGCGCAGGCTGATGCCGCGGGTGGCGCCGCGGTAGGCATCGGCCAGCTCGATGTCGATGCTGGCGTGGCTGTCGTCGCCGCGCATCTGGAAGCCGCCGCCGCGCCGCCGCGCGCCGCCGACATGGGCGAACAGGTCGGCAAAAAAATCGCTGTCGTTGATGTCGCCGCCGCCGCCGAAGGACGCGCCCCAGTCGGGCGGCGGCTGGAATGGCTGGCCGGCCGGCTGCTTGCCGAGCTGGTCGTAGGCGGCGCGCTTTTCCGGATCGCCCAGCACGCCGTAGGCTTCATTCAATTCCTTGGTGCGCTGGTCGGCGTCGGCTTCCTTGCTGACATCGGGATGGTATTTGCGTATCAGCTTGCGATAAGCTTTCTTGATCCCGGCCTCGTCGGCCGATGGCTCGATACCCAGCGCCTGGTAATAATCCTTGTAGTCCACCGCGCATGCTCCTCAAGGTTTATTGTCCGCCAGCGTAGCCGGGCGGTAACGCAAGAGTACACGAATTGCCCAAAACGGCGCGCCAGTGCGGCCGGCATTATGATATTTGTATTCATGATGCCGAGTTCTTGTACGATTGTCAGTATAAAATCACTGTCTTGCCCCATTCTTAACTCGACCCGCCATCACGCCGCCCCATGCCCCATGCCACCCTGACCCTGCCCGCCGTCCGCAATGAAGTATCCGCGCTGTGGAAGCTGGCGTGGCCGATGCTGATCGGCCAGCTCGCCACCGTCGGCATGGGGGTGGCCGACGTCGCCATGACCGGCCATGCCAGCGCCGAGGAACTGGCGGCGGTGTCGCTCGGTACCGCGATCTGGACCATCGTACTGGTCACCGTCAGCGGCATCATGATCGCCATCAATACGCTGGTGGCGCACGAGGTCGGCGCGGCACGGCTCGACCGCATCCCGCACATCGTGCGCCAGTCGATGTGGAAAGCGGCCGGCATCGGCCTGCTGGCCTGCCTGCTGACCAACCTGGCCGCGCTGGTGTTCGACCATTTGTACCTGGCGCCGCAAGTGAGCCGCAAGGCCGCGCTGTTCGTGCACATCATCAGCACCGCGCTGCCGGCCTTCGCCGCCTACCGCGCGCTGTACGGCTACAGCGCCAGCATCAACCAGACCAAGCCGGTGATGGTCATCGCGCTCGGCGCGCTGCTGCTCAATATCCTGATCAACTGGCTGCTGATCTATGGCCACTGGGGCTTGCCGGTGTTGGGCGGACTCGGCTGCGCGGTCGCCACCAGCGCCTGCACCTGGCTGATGCTGGCCGCGATGCTGGTCTATATCCGCGCGGCGCCGGCCTACCGCGCCACTTATCCATGGGGCCGCTGGGAGTGGCCGCACTGGCCGCAATTGCGCGCCATGCTGCAGCTCGGCCTGCCGATCGGCGTCACTTATTTCGCCGAGGTCAGCGCGTTCGCCATCATCAGCCTGCTGGTGGCGCGATACGGCGTGGTGCAAGTGTCGGCGCACCAGATCGCGCTCAATTTCTCCTCGCTGGTGTTCATGGCCCCGCTGTCGTTCGGCATCGCGCTGGTGACGCGGGTCGGCCAGTCGGTCGGCGAAAATAATCCGCGCAAGGCGCGCTTCGTGTCGTGGGTAGGGGTGGCCATGTCGCTGTCGGCGGCGCTGGTGTCGGCGGCAGGCATCACGCTGTTTCGCCATGAAATCGCGCGCGGCTACACGTCCGACCCGGCGGTGCGGGAACTGTGCGCGCAATTGCTGCTGTTCGCCGCACTGTTCCAGTTATCGGACGCGACCCAGGTCGCCACCGCGTGCGCGATCCGCGGCTACAAGGTGACGCGCCCGCCGATGCTGATCCAGTTGCTGGCGTTCTGGGGCTTTTCGCTGCCGCTCGGTTATGTGCTGGGACTGGCGCCGGGCTGGTTTCCATGGTCGCCGGCGGCGCCGATGCAAGCCGCCGGTTTCTGGATCGGCCTGGTGCTCGGCCTGACGGTGGCGGCGGTGCTGCTGACCTGGTATTTGAACCGCTTGTCGCTGGACCGGATACGCGAGGCGCAATTTTAAAAAGCTACAAGTCAAACAATAAGCGCGCCAAAGACCGCCGACTTGCCGTTTTCACCAAAGGAAAATCGGCGATCGGCCCGCTATTGCGTGGCACGCCGTATCGCTTAAACAGCACCGCTGTGGTATCTTCTTACGGTTGAGCAATACGATGACACCGGATTGCCCTGCATGCGCCCTCTTTTCTTCACCGAAACATTCAGCGAGACCTCCATGCGTTTTATTCTTTGTTTCCTGGCCGCTCTGGCCAGCGTGCCGGCAACGGCCGAGCGCCTGACCCTGGACCGCATCCAGGCCGATCCGGCCCTGGCCGGCCCCGACGTGCGCTCCCTGAAAGTGTCGCCGGACGGCGCCCGCGTGACTTTTTTACGCGGCCGTCCCGACAACCAGTTCCAGTTCGACCTGTGGGAATTCAACCTGAAGGACAAGGCCGCGCACCGGCTGGTCGACTCCAAGGCACTGGCGCCGAAAGAAGAGCTGTCGGACGCCGAAAAAGCGCGCCGCGAACGCGAACGCACCGCCAGCCTGAACGGCATCCTGAGCTATAGCTGGTCGCCCGACGGCAAGCAATTGCTGGTGCCGCTGGCCGGCAAGCTTTACCTGGTCGATGTGGCCCAACCCGACGCCGCGCGGCTGGTCGCCAGCGGCGACGTGCTGGACCCGAAAATCTCGCCGAAGGGCCGTTACCTGTCTTTCGTGCGCCAGCAAAACCTGTTCGTGATCGACTTGAAGACCGGCCAGGAACGCCAGTTGACCAGCGATGGCGCGGGCACGGTGCATAACGGCGAGGCCGAATTCGTGGCGCAGGAAGAAATGCACCAGCTCACCGGTTATTACTGGGCGCCGGACGATTCCGCGATCGCCTACAAACGCTACGACGAAGCGCCGGTGCCGGTGGTGCGCCGCTTTGAAATCTTCGCCGACCGCACCGACGTCGTCGAGCAGCGCTACCCGGCCGCCGGCGATCCCAACGTGCTGGTGCAATTGCGCATCGTGTCGCCGCAAACCGGCGCGCAACGCCAGGTCGACCTGGGCCCGGACAGCGACATCTACCTGGTGCGCGCCGACTGGAGCGCGGACAGCAAGGACCTGGTCTACCAGCGCCAGTCGCGCGACCAGAAGCGCCTGGACCTGGTCGCCGTCGATGCGGCCACGCTGGCCCAGCGCACCTTGCTGACCGAAACCTCGAAAACCTGGGTCAGCATCAACGACGACCTGTACTTCCTGAAAAACCGCAAGGGCTTCATCTGGTCGTCCGAGCGCAGCGGCCGCAACCACCTGTACCTGTACGATATGAACGGCGCCTTGCTGCATCCGATTTCGAGCGGCGCATGGGGCATCGACAATGTGCTGGCGGTGAATGAAAAAGCCGGCCGCGTGTTCGTCTCATCGAACCGCGACGCGGTGATCGACAAGCAAACCTACGCGCTGGCGATCGATGGCAGCACGGCCGACCAGCCGAAGCGCATCACCCAGGCCGACGGCTGGCATGAATCGTCGTTTGCCCGCAATGGCGAAGTGTTCGTCGATACTTTCTCCGATCCGGCCACCCCGCCGCAAGTGAGCATCCGCCGTCCGGACGGTGCGATGGTCGGCTGGCTGGAACACAATGAGCTGAAGACCGGCCATCCGTACGCGCCCTACCTGGCCGACCATTTGCCGACCGAGTACGGCAGCATGCAGTCGAAGGATGGCCAGACTTTGTATTATTCGCTGATCAAGCCATCGAACTTCAATCCGGCCAAACGCTATCCGGTATTCCTGTCGACCTACGGCGGCCCGCATTCGCAGCACGTGACGCGCCGTTGGGACAGCAAGGGCTTCGACCAGTACATGGCGCAACAGGGTTATGTGGTGTTCCGGCTGGATAACCGCGGCTCGTCGCGCCGCGAACGCGCTTTCACCGATGCGATCTATCACAACCTCGGCAAGGCCGAAGTCGAAGACCAGCTGACCGGCATAGACTGGCTGGGCAAGCAGAGTTTTGTCGATGCCAGACGCATCGGCGTGTTCGGCTGGAGCTACGGCGGTTTCATGACCTTGCGCCTGCTGTCGGCCGCATCCGACAAGATCGCGATGGGCGTGTCGGTGGCGCCGGTGACCGACTGGTCGCTGTACGACACCCACTATACCGAGCACTTCCTCGGCATGCCGAAGGAAAATGCCGCCGGCTACCAGGACAGCACGGTGTTCGCGCACCTGGACGGCTTGAAATCGCCGCTGCTGCTAATCCACGGCATGGCCGACGATAACGTACTATTTACCAATACCACGCGCATGATCGATGCGCTGGTCAACCGTGGCGTGCAATTCGACCTGATGACGTATCCGGGCGCGAAACACGGCATCTCGTCGCGCGCCGGCCAGCGCCATGTGTACGCCAGGATCGCCGCGTTCTTCAACCAGCACCTGGGCGGCGGCAGCGCGCCCTGAGCCGCCCACCCACCGTCCGTTGATGCATGACGGGCAAAAAAACAGCCGCTTGAAGCGGCTGTTTTCTTATTCCTGGACGCAAGCTTAACGCTTGGTCGCGTCCTTGACGGCTTCCTTCAGATTGCCCACTTGCTGCTGGGCCTTGCCTTCGGCCTGGTTCAACAAGCCCTTGGCTTGCTGTTCCTTGCTGCCGACCAGTTTACCGGCTTCTTCCTGGATTTTGCCGCCGATGTCCTTGACTGCCCCTTTGACTTGATCTTGGTTCATTTTGCATTCCTCGCTTAATCGGTTAATACATCTGATACCGAACCAGTTTCGGCTCGCCTTGCGGACCACACGATGTTGTTCGTGTCGATGTAGTGAGATTAAAGGATCATGCTGGCAAGCTCTGTACGGTTCCTCACATAAACAAAAATCACGTCAATTCAATTACTTATGCTGGCCGGCCATGGCGGCGGCGCCCTGCCGCGCCGCCGCAACCGCTGGTCAATCCGTCAACACCTTACCAGACCCGCACGCGCTGTTCCGGCGCCAGGTACAACTGCTGCCCCGGCTGGACGCCGAAGGCCTGGTACCAGGCGTCGAGGTTGCGCACGGTGGCGCTGCGGTACGCCGCCGGCGCGTGACCGTCGGTCAGAATTTGCTGGCGCACAGCCGCCTCGCGCGCCTTGTTACGCCAGGTGTGCGCAAACCCGAGGAAAAATTGCCGGTCGGCGTCAGCCTGCACCGGCTTGCCTTGCTGCGACGCCTTGAACGCATCGTAGGACACCGCCAGCCCGGCCAGGTCGGCCAGGTTTTCGCTCAGCGTCAACTGGCCGTTGACAGCCAGGTCGGGGAACGGTTGGTAGGTCGAATACTGCGCCGCCAGCGTACCGGCGGCAGCCTTGAAATGCGCCAGGTCGGCTTCGCTCCACCAGTCGCGCCAGCGGCCCTGGGCGTCGAATTGCGCGCCCTGGTCGTCGAAGCTGTGGCTGATTTCATGGCCGATGGTGGCGCCGATGCCGCCATAGTTGGCCGCGTCCGATGCATTCGGATCGAAGAATGGCGCTTGCAAGATCGCCGCCGGGAAGTTCAGCGCATTTTGCAGCGGCAGGTTGACCGCGTTGACCAGTTGCGCCGGCATCGCCCATTCGCTGCGGTCGACCGGCTTGCCCAGCTTCGCCAATTCCTGGCGGTAGTGGAATTGCTCGGCGCGCAGCGCATTACCCAAGGCGTCGTGACGGCCGATCTTCAAGCCGTCATAACTTTTCCAGTGGTCCGGATACGCCACGCCGACGTACAGGGTTTTCAATTTTTCCTGCGCCTGCGCCTTGGTGGCAGGCGCCATCCAGTCGAGCCGGTCGATGCGGCGCGAGAACGCGGCGACGATATTGCTGACCATGTGCTGCACGCGCACTTTCGATTCAGGCGGAAAATACTGTTCGACGTACAGCTTGCCGACCGCGTCGCTCAGCGCCGCATTGGTCGAGGCCAGGCCGCGTTTCCAGCGCGCCGACTGTTGCGGCGTGCCGCTCAGCGCGCGGCCGTAAAAGGCGAAACGCTGCTCGGACACAGCTTTCGGCAAGGTCGTCGCAAAATGGTTGATCGTATGAAAGCTGAGGAAATCCTTCCAGGTCGACAGCGGCGTGGCCGCCACCAGCGCCGCGGTACCGGTGAAGGCGCCCGGATGCCAGACGATGAAATCGCGCTGGCCGGCCAGGCCGGCGCTGGCGAAAAAAGCGTTCCAGTCCAGGCCGGGCGCCTTGCTGGCGAAATCGCTGCTGCGCCACTGGTTGTTGCCCTTGGCGACATCGGCCGAATCTTCGCGGCTGGCGTGGACTTCGGCGATGTTGCGCTCCAGTTCGAACACGCGCGCGGCGCGGGCTTCGGCATCGGCATCACCGCCGGCCAGCTTCAGCATGCTGGCGATATAAGCTTGGTATTGCGTGCGCAGCCCGGCCATGCGCGGGCTGTCGGTCAGGTAATACGCGCGGTCCGGCATGCCCAGACCGCCTTGCAGCAGGTACGGCACATTGTGCGAGGTCTCGTTCAGGTTTTGGGCGATCCACAGGCCGAACAGGTTTTCAGTGAAAAATCTGGTATCGTTAAGCGGATCGACGTCGGCCCGCAAACTGGTGCCCAGCGCGTGCGCCAGGGCGGTCTTGTCGCGCAAGCCATCGATGCTCTTGAGCAACGGCTTTAATGGCGCCAAACCTTTGGCTTCGATCCCCGCCTCATCCATATAGGCTTGATAATAAGCGCTGACCTGCTTCGCCTCGGCCGAGGCGGTCCGGTTGGCCGGAATGGCGGCGATCAATTTGAGGAGGCGCTGGTTGCCGCTCTCGGACAGACTGGCGAACGAACCCCAGCTGCTGCGGTCGGCCGGAATCTCGGTCTCTTGCATCCAGCTACCGTTGGCGTAGTCATAAAAGTTATCGCCAGGCAAAACTACAGCGCTGGCCGCTTGCCCAGCCGCAGGGCTGGACTGGTCCGCCGCGAAGGTTGGCGCCAGGGTCAGCGAGGCGCCCCAGAATGCCATGGCGATGGCGATTTTCAGGGGAGTCCGGTGCAATGACGGGTTGCTAGATGGCATGGTGATCCTTTCCGCTTCATGTATGAAAATAATATCCCGCCAGAGCTTATCAGGGCTGCTTTAAGAGAACCTGAAATTTTTTGCGCGGCCTTGAAAATGAGCATATAGTTAATCGGCGGTAAAAACAGCCCACCATCTGGAGACCCCCATGAAACTTGAGGCGCTATTTCAACATTCGCAAGCTTTGCCGGCAGCACCCAAAGTGGTCGCCGAGTTGATCAATAGTTTCAACGATGCCGGGGTCTCGACGGAGGAAATCGCCGCCAAGGTGGCCGCCGATCCGGTGTTGAGCGCCAAATTGCTGCGCCTGGCCAATTCCGCCTACTACCACGTGTCGCGCAGCATCGGCACGGTCGACGATGCGGTGCTGATGCTGGGTTTCGTGACGGTACGCACGCTGGTCATCAGTTCCGGCCTGGTCAGCGGCTTTAAAAGCGTACCCGGCCTCGACTTGAAGCAATTCTGGCGCTACAGCCTGCACACCGCCGTCTCGGCCAAGTGGATCGCCAGGGAAGCCGGCGAAAATACCGATTTGGCGTTTACCATCGGCATGATGCACGCCATCGGCCAATTGGTGATCCATGCGGCGATGCCGGAACAAGCCATGCAACTGGACAAGATCGCCGGACCGCTCGATTCGCGCCGGCTGGATGCCGAACAAGTTTCGCTGGGTTACTGTTTTGCCGATGTCGGCGCCGAACTGGCCAGTCGCTGGAAATTCCCGGCCCCGTTCGGCGCGGCCATCGCCGCCTTCCCGGCCCCGCTGGCGGCCGCGCCGCTGAACCGGATGGCAGCCGTGGTGCATCTGGCGGCGTGGCGCGCGCGCATCGATGAAAGCCAGCTGACATCGGATGAAGCGAGCGCCTGCTATCCGACCGAAGTTGCCGCCGCGCTCGGCCTGAAAAGGGGCGTCTTGACCGACAATATGCCGTCGCCGGATGAATTAAGTGCCGGACTGGAAGAACTGGTCGCATGAAGCCGAGCGGCCAGACCCTGTAAACATGCGGCTTTCGGGCCGCTTTTACCCTCTTTAAAAATATTTTCAATTATTTTTCAAAAAACCCTAAAGTTCCCCCTGAGCCCGCCGTTAATCTAGACAAGCGGTAATCCATTACCATTCTAGACATAGGTGTGCTCATGACTTCCAACGATGTTCTCGCTGTATATGAAAATATTGCCGGACTGACCAATCAAATGGTCGTGGCGGCGCGCGGCAGCGACTGGGATGGCTTGAGCAAACTGGAAGGTCAGTGCGCTACCGAAGCCAGTGCGGTTGCCGGCGGCGCCGTACCGGCCCTGAGCGGCGCGCCGCGCATGCGCAAAATCGACTTGCTGCGCCAGATCCTGGCCAACGACCGCGAAATCCGCAACGTCACCGAACCGTGGATGGCGCAATTGGCCAAGGTAATGCCGGAAGCACGGCTGTAATAGCAACAGTCATCATCGAAAGCGCCCGCGGGCGCTTTTTTTACGCCTGGTCTGAGGGTGGTACGCCGGCGTGTTCGGTTTCCTACTCGACATAATCGAGATACATCCGGCGACTACAGTGCGGCATGGGCTCAAGGCTTGCTGTTGGATACCAACGGCAAGCATACGGCCCCCAGTTTGCCCACCCTTCTTTATTAGCCAGGAAATATCCATGATGAAATCGCTTCAGCTCGGCTTGCTCGCCGTCGCATTGGCGTCGTCCGCGTTCGCCGCCGCCCCGGCTACCGGGCCGGCCACTGTCCCCGCCGCGAATACCGCAAGCGCTTCGCCCATCTATGGCGTGACCATCCCCGATGGATACCGCAAGTGGGAAATGATCGCGCCAGCCCATGAGACCGATCCGCTCAACGAGTTGCGCGTAGTGCTAGGCAATCCGATCGCGATGAAGGCGATCGAGGCCAACTCGCTGCCCTTCCCGGACGGCACCATCCTCGCCAAGCTGGCCTGGAAGCATGTGCAATCGACCGAATCGCCACCCGCCTACGTTCCCGGTGCGGCCACCACCGTGCAATTCATGGTCAAGGACTCGAAAAAATACGCCAGCACCGGCGGCTGGGGATTTGGCCGCTTCATCAACGGCAAGGCCACCGATGAAGCGCAGCACCAGACCTGCTTCGCTTGCCATCAAGCATTGGTGAAGAATCACGATTTTGTGTTTACCCGCCTGGCGCCGTAATAAGCGGGAGCGGCACGAGAATTCTGGAGAGCGAGCACCAGGTATCTCCTGGTGTCGCCTCTTCGCCGGTTGCATCCGGCGTCCGCGAGCGCATTGCCGGCATCGCGGACCGCTTCCGGATCAGGACGTTTATGCAACGTGAACACCTGTGATCCGCGCCACGCCATCGGTGGTGACTGCGGCAGGTCCTGACCCGTTTTTTTGTAGTGCATGACCGTAGCCCATCACTACTGAATTAAGTATAAG includes these proteins:
- a CDS encoding DnaJ C-terminal domain-containing protein, producing MDYKDYYQALGIEPSADEAGIKKAYRKLIRKYHPDVSKEADADQRTKELNEAYGVLGDPEKRAAYDQLGKQPAGQPFQPPPDWGASFGGGGDINDSDFFADLFAHVGGARRRGGGFQMRGDDSHASIDIELADAYRGATRGISLRMPQADAQGRLTTRERTLDINIPAGVTEGQQLRLSGQGQPGSGGAPAGDLYLEIRFRPDSRYRVEGRDVFETVPLTPWEAALGGQIDVATPSGTVSVTVPQGSQNGRKLRLKGRGIPGKQPGDLYLLLEVALPPADTARARELYETMARELAFNPRQQRGT
- a CDS encoding flagellar protein FliT; translation: MTSNDVLAVYENIAGLTNQMVVAARGSDWDGLSKLEGQCATEASAVAGGAVPALSGAPRMRKIDLLRQILANDREIRNVTEPWMAQLAKVMPEARL
- a CDS encoding HDOD domain-containing protein gives rise to the protein MKLEALFQHSQALPAAPKVVAELINSFNDAGVSTEEIAAKVAADPVLSAKLLRLANSAYYHVSRSIGTVDDAVLMLGFVTVRTLVISSGLVSGFKSVPGLDLKQFWRYSLHTAVSAKWIAREAGENTDLAFTIGMMHAIGQLVIHAAMPEQAMQLDKIAGPLDSRRLDAEQVSLGYCFADVGAELASRWKFPAPFGAAIAAFPAPLAAAPLNRMAAVVHLAAWRARIDESQLTSDEASACYPTEVAAALGLKRGVLTDNMPSPDELSAGLEELVA
- a CDS encoding MerR family transcriptional regulator, producing MMAQTPIVNGVLLEETALNLEELARACAVEPDWVVRRVRTGLLLQDVPPQVTAWRFSSLDLSRARRLRDIENVFDANEELAALVVDLSEEVRRLKNRLRAAGIESA
- a CDS encoding S9 family peptidase; protein product: MRFILCFLAALASVPATAERLTLDRIQADPALAGPDVRSLKVSPDGARVTFLRGRPDNQFQFDLWEFNLKDKAAHRLVDSKALAPKEELSDAEKARRERERTASLNGILSYSWSPDGKQLLVPLAGKLYLVDVAQPDAARLVASGDVLDPKISPKGRYLSFVRQQNLFVIDLKTGQERQLTSDGAGTVHNGEAEFVAQEEMHQLTGYYWAPDDSAIAYKRYDEAPVPVVRRFEIFADRTDVVEQRYPAAGDPNVLVQLRIVSPQTGAQRQVDLGPDSDIYLVRADWSADSKDLVYQRQSRDQKRLDLVAVDAATLAQRTLLTETSKTWVSINDDLYFLKNRKGFIWSSERSGRNHLYLYDMNGALLHPISSGAWGIDNVLAVNEKAGRVFVSSNRDAVIDKQTYALAIDGSTADQPKRITQADGWHESSFARNGEVFVDTFSDPATPPQVSIRRPDGAMVGWLEHNELKTGHPYAPYLADHLPTEYGSMQSKDGQTLYYSLIKPSNFNPAKRYPVFLSTYGGPHSQHVTRRWDSKGFDQYMAQQGYVVFRLDNRGSSRRERAFTDAIYHNLGKAEVEDQLTGIDWLGKQSFVDARRIGVFGWSYGGFMTLRLLSAASDKIAMGVSVAPVTDWSLYDTHYTEHFLGMPKENAAGYQDSTVFAHLDGLKSPLLLIHGMADDNVLFTNTTRMIDALVNRGVQFDLMTYPGAKHGISSRAGQRHVYARIAAFFNQHLGGGSAP
- a CDS encoding M13 family metallopeptidase; protein product: MPSSNPSLHRTPLKIAIAMAFWGASLTLAPTFAADQSSPAAGQAASAVVLPGDNFYDYANGSWMQETEIPADRSSWGSFASLSESGNQRLLKLIAAIPANRTASAEAKQVSAYYQAYMDEAGIEAKGLAPLKPLLKSIDGLRDKTALAHALGTSLRADVDPLNDTRFFTENLFGLWIAQNLNETSHNVPYLLQGGLGMPDRAYYLTDSPRMAGLRTQYQAYIASMLKLAGGDADAEARAARVFELERNIAEVHASREDSADVAKGNNQWRSSDFASKAPGLDWNAFFASAGLAGQRDFIVWHPGAFTGTAALVAATPLSTWKDFLSFHTINHFATTLPKAVSEQRFAFYGRALSGTPQQSARWKRGLASTNAALSDAVGKLYVEQYFPPESKVRVQHMVSNIVAAFSRRIDRLDWMAPATKAQAQEKLKTLYVGVAYPDHWKSYDGLKIGRHDALGNALRAEQFHYRQELAKLGKPVDRSEWAMPAQLVNAVNLPLQNALNFPAAILQAPFFDPNASDAANYGGIGATIGHEISHSFDDQGAQFDAQGRWRDWWSEADLAHFKAAAGTLAAQYSTYQPFPDLAVNGQLTLSENLADLAGLAVSYDAFKASQQGKPVQADADRQFFLGFAHTWRNKAREAAVRQQILTDGHAPAAYRSATVRNLDAWYQAFGVQPGQQLYLAPEQRVRVW
- a CDS encoding MATE family efflux transporter; protein product: MPHATLTLPAVRNEVSALWKLAWPMLIGQLATVGMGVADVAMTGHASAEELAAVSLGTAIWTIVLVTVSGIMIAINTLVAHEVGAARLDRIPHIVRQSMWKAAGIGLLACLLTNLAALVFDHLYLAPQVSRKAALFVHIISTALPAFAAYRALYGYSASINQTKPVMVIALGALLLNILINWLLIYGHWGLPVLGGLGCAVATSACTWLMLAAMLVYIRAAPAYRATYPWGRWEWPHWPQLRAMLQLGLPIGVTYFAEVSAFAIISLLVARYGVVQVSAHQIALNFSSLVFMAPLSFGIALVTRVGQSVGENNPRKARFVSWVGVAMSLSAALVSAAGITLFRHEIARGYTSDPAVRELCAQLLLFAALFQLSDATQVATACAIRGYKVTRPPMLIQLLAFWGFSLPLGYVLGLAPGWFPWSPAAPMQAAGFWIGLVLGLTVAAVLLTWYLNRLSLDRIREAQF
- a CDS encoding CsbD family protein gives rise to the protein MNQDQVKGAVKDIGGKIQEEAGKLVGSKEQQAKGLLNQAEGKAQQQVGNLKEAVKDATKR
- a CDS encoding cytochrome P460 family protein gives rise to the protein MMKSLQLGLLAVALASSAFAAAPATGPATVPAANTASASPIYGVTIPDGYRKWEMIAPAHETDPLNELRVVLGNPIAMKAIEANSLPFPDGTILAKLAWKHVQSTESPPAYVPGAATTVQFMVKDSKKYASTGGWGFGRFINGKATDEAQHQTCFACHQALVKNHDFVFTRLAP